Sequence from the Catenuloplanes indicus genome:
CGAGCGCAACGACGCGTTCGTCGGACCGGAAGAGCCGGTACACACGCATTAGAGCCGGTATCGACGTGGCATGCCGGGCTGCGGCGAGGCCAGCCGCCGCCCGGACCGGACCGCGCGCCTCGCTCCGACCCTCACGTCGATTCAGGCGCTAGGCCTGCATAAACCGGCGCCTCGCGGGGAAGTAATGAGTCATGGCGGATGTCCTGAACCGAAGTTCCGCTCAGGCGGGTAACGGCCGGGTGGTGACCCGGGTCGGTGAACCCTCCACGTCCGAGCTGGTGCAGCGGGCCAGCGAACAGATCACACGACTCATCAGGGACGAGTTCGCGCTGGCGAAGGCCGAACTCACCGAGAAGGGCAAGCACGCCGGTGTGGGCGTGGGCCTCTTCGGCGGCGGCGGCGCGCTCGCGCTCTACGGGCTCGGCGCCGGCATCGCGACCATCATCCTGGCGCTCGCGCTGGTCATGCCCGCGTGGCTGGCCTCGCTGATCGTCACGGTGGTCCTCTTCATCGGCGCGGGCATCCTGGCGCTGCTCGGCCGCAAGCAGGTCAAGCAGGCCGTACCCCCGATGCCCCAGGCGGCCACGGACGGCGTCAAGGCCGACGTCGAGGCCGTGACCGAAGCGGTGAAGCGAGGTCGGGCATGACCATGGAAGACGTCCGGAAGAACGACGGGACCTCGCAGGACCTCGACGCACTGCGCGCCGAGATAGAGCGCACCCGGGCCGAACTGGGCGACACGGTGCAGGCGCTGGCCGCGAAGGCGGACGTGAAGGCGCGCGCCAAGGAACAGGTCGAGCAGGCCAAGGCCGCGTTCGCGATGCGCGTCCAGGACGCGAAGGACACGGTGACGCTGAAGGCGCACGAGGCGGCCGACATCGTGTCGCACCGCGCGCACGAGGCAGCCGGCGCGATGTCGCACCGCGCACACGAGGCCAAGGACGTCGTGTCGGTTCGCGCGCATGACGCGGGCGACACCGTGCGCCGCAACCCGGTGCCGGCCGCGGCGATCGCGGCCGCCACCGCCGCGGCGATCGTGCTCGCGATCTGGCTGATCCGCCGGCGTCGCTGACAATCAGGGGGAGGAACCGTGGGAAAGAAGATCAATAAGCTGGCCTACAAGCCGGTCGGTATCCTCGCCGGTGTAGCCGCGGGTGCGATCGCGGGCGCGGTGTTCAAAGAGGTCTGGCGCCTCGCCGGTAACGACGACGACGCACCGAACGCGACCGACGAGGACCGCGGCTGGACCGAGATCCTGATCGCCGCCGCGCTCCAGGGCGCGATCTTCGCGGTGGTCAAGGCCGCGGTCGACCGGGGTGGCGCGGTCGGCGTCCGCCGGGTCACGGGCCACTGGCCCGACTAGGCCGTACGTCCGGGAGCGCGCACCACGCTCCCCGTACGTCCACGCGGCGGGTGTCGCCTCCGGGCACACCCGCCGTGCCGCGTCCGCTGGAGGATCGTGGCTGATCGACGCGATCGCCGGCTCGCCCCTCCGCGGGTCGTGCGCTTCAGCCGGCGCATTAGTCGGAGATCTCGGTCGCGTAGTTCTTCCAGAGGGGTGCCATGGTCTCGGCGTTGACCGGCCGGCCGGAATCGATCATGGCCTTGAAGTCGCGGAAATACTGTACGTACCGGTCCGGCGTGAACGTGTTCAGCATGACCGCGTTCTCGTCTCCGACGGTGGCGAACGTGCCGGCCAGCTTGTTGACCAGCGGCGGAAACCCGCTGGCGGCCAGGGCGCCCTGAAACGTCCCGAGGTTGCCGATCACCGGTCAACGGTAACGGCTACCGAGCCGTGCACTCCTCTGCCGCGGGGCGGGGCCGGCCGCCCCGCGACCGGCCCCGGGCCGTGACGACTCTCAGCGCCAGGTGGGCAGTGGCGCGTTCTCCCGGATCGGGGGCAGGCCGACCGCGGTGGGCTGTTCGGTGATGGGGAGCTGGTCAGGCGCGGTGGGGGCCGGGGTCGGCGGCCGCAGCCGGGAGCGGAGACGGACGCCGAAGATCATCGCGATCAGGCCGCTGACCAGGAGAATTGCGCCGGCGATAGACCAGATCGGACCCTTGGTGATGGAACTGCCGGGGATCATCTCCAGGCCCTCGAAGATCCAGAGGGCGCCGAGGACGAAGCCGAGCAGGCCCAGCGTCAGCGTGCCCCACACCTTGGTCACCATCGCGTGTGCACCTGCGGGCGGATCAGCTCGTCGTAGACCTCGGTCACGGCGGCGTGGGTCTCCGGGGAGAGCGGCGGCAGCGCGGCGGCGGAGGCGTTGGCCCGGGCCTGGGTGGCGTTGCGGGCGCCCGGGATGATGACGGTGACGGCCGGGTGGTCGAGGATCCAGCGCAGCGCGAACTGGGCGAGCGTGGTGCCCTCCGGGACCAGCGGCGTCAGGCGGCGGACCGCCTCGAGGCCGGTCTCGAAGTCGACGCCGGAGAAGGTCTCGCCGACGTCGAAGGACTCGCCGTGGCGGTTGAAGCTGCGGTGGTCGTTCGCCGGGAACGTGGTGTTCGCGTCGTAGCGGCCGGAGAGCAGGCCGCTGGCCAGCGGTACGCGCGCGATGATGCCGACGCCGGCCTCGGCGGCGGCGGGGAGCACCGCCTCCAGCGGCTTGAGGCGGAACGCGTTGAGAATGATCTGGACACTGGCGGTGCCGGGACGGGCGATCGCCTCCAGTGCCTCCGCGGTGGTCTCGACGCTCACGCCGTACGCCGAGATGCGCTTCTCCTCGACCAGCGTGTCGAGCGCGTCGTAGACGGCCTGGGTGGAGAAGACCGGCGTGGGCGGGCAGTGCAGCTGGACCAGGTCGATCGTGTCCACGCCGAGGTTGGTGCGGGACCGGTCGTTCCAGGCGCGGAAGTTGTCCAGCGTGTAGTTGGCCGGCTCCTGCGGGACGCGGCGGCCCATCTTGGTGGCGACGGTCAGCCCGTGGCCGGGGTGCTCGCGCAGGTAGCGGCCGATCAGCTGCTCGCTGCGGCCGTCGCCGTAGACGTCCGCGGTGTCCAGGAACGTGACGCCCGAGGCCACGGCCGCGTCGACGGTGGCGAGCGCGTCGTCCTCGTCGACGTCCCCCCAGTCCGCGCCGAGCTGCCAGGTGCCGAGGCCGATGACGCCGACGGCACGGCCGCCGAGCTTGGGGAAGCTTCTTCTCTCCACGGTCCGAGCCTATCCCCAGCGCCCGGCGATGTCGTTTAGAGTCTTGCAAGACGGACGTACGGTTTGGTGGAGGTGCGCATGTGGGATCCGGACGTGTACCGGCGGTACGGCGACGAGCGCGCGCGGCCGTTCCTCGACCTGCTCGGCCGCGTGCGCACCACGGCGCCGCGCCGGGTGGTGGACCTCGGGTGCGGTCCCGGCGACCTGACCGCCACGCTGGCCGGGCGCTGGCCGGAGGCGCGGATCGAGGGCGTCGACTCGTCCCCGGAGATGATCACCAAGGCGGCCGCGATGAACGCGCCGGTGGACTTCACGGTGGGTGACGTCCGCGCGTGGGAACCGGCCCCGGACGTGGACGTGCTGGTCAGCAACGCGGTCCTGCAGTGGGTGCCGGGCCACGAGGAACTGCTGCCGCGCTGGGTGCGCGGCATCGCGCCCGGCGCGGTGATCGCGTTGCAGGTGCCGGGCAACTTCGACGCGCCGTCACACCGGGCACTGCGGGCGCTGGCCGCGGAGGAGCCGTGGAGCGAGGCGCTGGCCGGTGCGGGCATCATCCGCCGGGTGCCGGACTTCATCGAGTACGCCCGCATCCTCGCCCGGAGCGGCTGCACGGTCGACGCGTGGGCGACCACCTACCTCCACCTGCTCCCGGCGGCTGACGGGGACGAGCACCCGGTGCTCCGGTGGATGGACGGGACCGCGCTGCGACCGGTCAAGGCGGCGCTCCCGGAGGCCGACCATCCGGTGTTCCGCGCAACGCTGGGGGAGCGCCTCGCGGAGGCGTACCCCGTGGAAAATGGTCTTGTTTTCTTCCCTTTCCACC
This genomic interval carries:
- a CDS encoding phage holin family protein codes for the protein MADVLNRSSAQAGNGRVVTRVGEPSTSELVQRASEQITRLIRDEFALAKAELTEKGKHAGVGVGLFGGGGALALYGLGAGIATIILALALVMPAWLASLIVTVVLFIGAGILALLGRKQVKQAVPPMPQAATDGVKADVEAVTEAVKRGRA
- a CDS encoding DUF3618 domain-containing protein, encoding MTMEDVRKNDGTSQDLDALRAEIERTRAELGDTVQALAAKADVKARAKEQVEQAKAAFAMRVQDAKDTVTLKAHEAADIVSHRAHEAAGAMSHRAHEAKDVVSVRAHDAGDTVRRNPVPAAAIAAATAAAIVLAIWLIRRRR
- a CDS encoding DUF4235 domain-containing protein; translation: MGKKINKLAYKPVGILAGVAAGAIAGAVFKEVWRLAGNDDDAPNATDEDRGWTEILIAAALQGAIFAVVKAAVDRGGAVGVRRVTGHWPD
- a CDS encoding aldo/keto reductase, which produces MERRSFPKLGGRAVGVIGLGTWQLGADWGDVDEDDALATVDAAVASGVTFLDTADVYGDGRSEQLIGRYLREHPGHGLTVATKMGRRVPQEPANYTLDNFRAWNDRSRTNLGVDTIDLVQLHCPPTPVFSTQAVYDALDTLVEEKRISAYGVSVETTAEALEAIARPGTASVQIILNAFRLKPLEAVLPAAAEAGVGIIARVPLASGLLSGRYDANTTFPANDHRSFNRHGESFDVGETFSGVDFETGLEAVRRLTPLVPEGTTLAQFALRWILDHPAVTVIIPGARNATQARANASAAALPPLSPETHAAVTEVYDELIRPQVHTRW
- a CDS encoding trans-aconitate 2-methyltransferase, with product MWDPDVYRRYGDERARPFLDLLGRVRTTAPRRVVDLGCGPGDLTATLAGRWPEARIEGVDSSPEMITKAAAMNAPVDFTVGDVRAWEPAPDVDVLVSNAVLQWVPGHEELLPRWVRGIAPGAVIALQVPGNFDAPSHRALRALAAEEPWSEALAGAGIIRRVPDFIEYARILARSGCTVDAWATTYLHLLPAADGDEHPVLRWMDGTALRPVKAALPEADHPVFRATLGERLAEAYPVENGLVFFPFHRNFVVARTPQGDA